In Drosophila simulans strain w501 chromosome X, Prin_Dsim_3.1, whole genome shotgun sequence, one DNA window encodes the following:
- the LOC6724938 gene encoding probable ATP-dependent RNA helicase kurz has product MGKKVHNAKARQNPHTIVDNSAVKKIQIDVDAVAGGSQVGYDEANALVLPSEKRATKIKVDKVQHVKILSKKQRKHLQAIVDKKKKKEGRAQLLGDLAAVQIPEEELQQYTSISQVQTVGLKRLPTLDEYLAKKKERQAQVLAEKSSASGLRANAIKGSKRKLLVEEEEELEAKRKNPNVISVEEDDEDSSSSDEDDEEAPAQSAPIAIPSPVSIAPPQIAVKPPIKKLKPEPKPPACIHQTVYVPVHRTTEVQNARLRLPILAEEQQVMETINENPIVIVAGETGSGKTTQLPQFLYEAGYAQHKMIGVTEPRRVAAIAMSKRVAHEMNLPESEVSYLIRFEGNVTPATRIKFMTDGVLLKEIETDFLLSKYSVIILDEAHERSVYTDILVGLLSRIVPLRHKRGQPLKLIIMSATLRVSDFTENTRLFKIPPPLLKVEARQFPVTIHFQKRTPDDYVAEAYRKTLKIHNKLPEGGILIFVTGQQEVNQLVRKLRRTFPYHAPTKDVPKNGKESEEEKEETIDDTASTVEDPKELEFDMKRVIRNIRKSKKKFLAQMALPKINLDDYKLPGDDTEADMHEQPDEDDEQEGLEEDNDDELGLEGESGMGSGQRQPLWVLPLYSLLSSEKQNRIFLPVPDGCRLCVVSTNVAETSLTIPHIKYVVDCGRQKTRLYDKLTGVSAFVVTYTSKASADQRAGRAGRISAGHCYRLYSSAVYNDCFEDFSQPDIQKKPVEDLMLQMRCMGIDRVVHFPFPSPPDQVQLQAAERRLIVLGALEDVKAEKTDLPPAVTRLGHVISRFPVAPRFGKMLALSHQQDLLPYTVCLVAALSVQEVLIETGVQRNEDVAPGANRFHRKRQSWAASGNYQLLGDPMVLLRAVGAAEYAGSQGRLPEFCATNGLRQKAMSEVRKLRVQLTNEINLNVSDVELGVDPELKPPTDAQARFLRQILLAGMGDRVARKVPLADIADKEERRRLKYAYNCADMEEPAFLHVSSVLRQKAPEWVIYQEAYELQNGDSTKMFIRGITAIEPEWLLLYVPLLCNIREVREDPAPRFDKTSGKIFCHVDATFGKSGWELPLGEVEMPISEKACCYFGMFLLEGEVCSRLADFRSKLKTTPASVIKSWSSMNNNVLRFKRALITKQIHNRQALLDQWNSDPHFLLEEYQNMLYNVALSELTPLWPPVDKKEPQHATKKAR; this is encoded by the exons ATGGGCAAGAAAGTGCACAATGCCAAGGCGCGACAGAATCCACACACAATTGTGGACAACTCGGCCGTGAAGAAG ATTCAGATCGATGTGGATGCTGTGGCCGGTGGCAGCCAGGTTGGTTACGATGAGGCCAACGCCCTGGTGCTGCCCTCCGAGAAGCGGGCCACCAAGATTAAGGTGGACAAAGTGCAGCACGTGAAGATCCTCTCCAAGAAGCAGCGCAAGCACCTCCAGGCGATTGTGgacaagaagaaaaagaaagaggGT CGCGCTCAGCTGTTGGGTGACCTTGCTGCCGTTCAAATTCcagaggaggagctgcagcagtaTACTTCCATTAGCCAAGTGCAAACCGTGGGATTGAAGCGTCTACCCACCCTGGACGAGTATCTAGCCAAGAAGAAGGAAAGGCAGGCCCAAGTTCTAGCTGAAAAAAGCTCAGCGTCGGGTCTCCGCGCAAATGCTATAAAGGGCTCCAAGCGCAAGCTTCTCgtcgaagaggaggaggaactaGAGGCCAAGCGAAAGAATCCGAATGTTATTAGCGTGGAGGAAGATGACGAAGATTCGTCATCCTCTGATGAGGACGATGAGGAGGCACCAGCTCAATCCGCTCCTATTGCCATACCCTCTCCAGTGTCTATAGCTCCACCGCAAATCGCTGTTAAACCACCCATTAAAAAGTTGAAGCCAGAGCCTAAACCACCTGCCTGTATCCACCAGACTGTCTATGTTCCCGTACATCGGACAACAGAAGTTCAGAATGCCCGTCTTCGACTGCCCATCCtcgcggaggagcagcaggtgaTGGAGACAATCAATGAAAACCCCATTGTGATCGTAGCTGGTGAGACTGGCTCCGGAAAGACTACCCAGCTACCACAGTTCCTGTACGAAGCGGGCTACGCACAGCACAAGATGATTGGAGTGACGGAGCCGCGGCGAGTTGCTGCTATTGCCATGTCCAAGCGGGTGGCCCACGAGATGAACCTGCCGGAGAGCGAGGTGTCATACCTTATTCGCTTCGAGGGAAACGTTACACCTGCGACGCGCATTAAATTCATGACCGATGGTGTGTTGCTAAAGGAGATCGAAACTGACTTTCTGCTTAGTAAGTACTCAGTGATCATCCTGGACGAGGCGCACGAGCGCAGTGTTTACACAGACATCTTAGTGGGTCTCCTGTCTAGGATCGTGCCCTTGCGTCACAAACGCGGGCAGCCGCTGAAGCTGATCATTATGTCTGCCACTTTGCGGGTATCCGATTTTACAGAGAATACACGGTTGTTTAAGATTCCACCACCGTTGCTTAAAGTGGAGGCTCGGCAGTTCCCCGTGACCATTCACTTCCAGAAGCGCACACCTGATGATTATGTGGCGGAGGCCTACCGCAAGACCTTAAAAATCCATAATAAGCTTCCGGAAGGCGGCATTCTAATTTTTGTGACGGGACAGCAGGAGGTCAACCAACTGGTGCGCAAGTTGCGACGTACGTTTCCGTATCATGCGCCAACCAAGGATGTGCcgaaaaatggaaaggaaTCGGAGGAAGAAAAAGAGGAAACAATAGATGATACGGCATCGACTGTGGAGGATcccaaggagctggagtttgATATGAAGCGAGTTATACGTAATATTCGCAAATCTAAGAAAAAGTTCTTGGCGCAGATGGCGTTACCCAAAATCAATTTGGACGACTACAAGCTCCCTGGTGATGATACGGAAGCAGACATGCACGAGCAGCCGGATGAGGATGATGAGCAGGAGGGACTAGAAGAGGATAACGACGATGAACTAGGCTTGGAAGGGGAGTCGGGAATGGGATCTGGTCAAAGGCAACCTCTTTGGGTCCTGCCGCTCTACTCGCTCCTCTCATCGGAGAAGCAAAACCGCATTTTCCTGCCCGTTCCCGATGGCTGCCGGCTATGCGTGGTCAGCACCAATGTGGCAGAGACATCTCTCACCATCCCGCACATTAAGTATGTTGTTGACTGCGGTCGCCAGAAGACGCGTCTCTATGACAAACTGACAGGCGTGAGTGCTTTTGTGGTAACCTACACGTCTAAGGCTTCGGCGGATCAGCGTGCTGGACGAGCGGGTCGCATCAGCGCCGGACATTGCTATCGCCTCTACTCGAGTGCTGTGTACAACGACTGCTTCGAGGACTTTTCCCAGCCGGATATCCAGAAAAAGCCCGTCGAGGACCTAATGCTGCAAATGCGATGCATGGGCATCGATCGCGTGGTGCACTTTCCCTTTCCCTCACCACCGGATCAGGTGCAGCTCCAAGCCGCCGAGCGGCGATTGATCGTGCTAGGTGCCCTGGAGGACGTCAAGGCAGAGAAGACAGATTTGCCACCAGCCGTTACCCGTTTGGGTCACGTTATCTCCCGATTTCCCGTGGCGCCGCGCTTTGGAAAAATGCTGGCTCTGTCCCACCAGCAGGACCTACTGCCCTACACCGTCTGCCTGGTGGCCGCACTTTCAGTCCAGGAGGTGCTAATCGAAACGGGCGTTCAAAGAAATGAGGATGTGGCGCCCGGCGCGAATCGGTTCCACCGCAAACGCCAAAGTTGGGCGGCCAGCGGCAACTATCAGTTGCTTGGAGATCCTATGGTTTTATTACGTGCCGTAGGAGCTGCAGAGTACGCCGGATCGCAGGGCCGCTTGCCAGAGTTTTGTGCTACGAATGGATTGCGCCAGAAAGCGATGAGCGAGGTGCGAAAATTGCGCGTCCAGCTGACCAACGAGATTAACCTGAATGTTAGTGATGTTGAGCTGGGTGTCGACCCCGAGCTGAAGCCTCCCACCGATGCCCAGGCGCGGTTCCTTCGTCAAATTCTATTGGCCGGCATGGGCGACCGGGTGGCTAGAAAGGTACCTCTGGCAGACATCGCCGACAAAGAAGAGCGGCGGCGATTAAAGTATGCGTACAATTGTGCTGACATGGAGGAACCAGCGTTCCTGCACGTCTCATCCGTGTTGCGCCAAAAAGCACCCGAATGGGTAATCTATCAGGAGGCATACGAGCTGCAAAACGGCGACTCTACCAAGATGTTTATCCGCGGCATCACCGCCATTGAGCCGGAGTGGCTTCTTCTATACGTTCCCTTGCTCTGCAACATACGTGAGGTGCGCGAGGATCCTGCTCCCAGATTCGATAAAACATCTGGGAAGATCTTCTGCCACGTGGATGCCACGTTTGGCAAGTCGGGGTGGGAGCTGCCACTCGGGGAAGTGGAGATGCcaatcagcgaaaaggccTGCTG TTACTTCGGCATGTTTCTGCTAGAGGGAGAGGTTTGCTCGAGGTTAGCCGACTTCCGGAGCAAACTAAAGACCACACCCGCCTCTGTAATCAAGAGCTGGTCCAGTATGAACAACAATGTGTTGCGCTTCAAGCGCGCTCTAATTACCAAGCAGATCCATAACCGCCAAGCGCTGCTCGACCAGTGGAACAGCGATCCTCACT TCCTTTTGGAGGAGTATCAGAACATGCTCTACAACGTGGCGCTTAGCGAACTGACGCCTTTATGGCCACCGGTGGACAAGAAAGAGCCTCAACACGCCACTAAAAAAGCTAGATAG
- the LOC6724940 gene encoding DNA-binding protein K10 produces MVSKNQFYQNWTMQSQQHPHQMQQQFQQQQQPNLQHRNNQSNNNNGNNNNPRAAAAPYRKPFRSGKNNSGPGGNGNGNGNGNRVNGNNQMMFSSSQMPSDPLYIDFSSPPPGFKHNQVGSPKKKSMKGIKQQQHPSLNQQQHPSPNQQQHPSPNQQQHTSPNQQQHPSPNQQQHANPNQHPSPNQQQGKMNNQNNNHMNQSQQPFNNQMNGSDWQRHSGNNSNQIRGGFNGFQRGPPPNRPPRLMMGPPMGPMGPGPRGPGPMGPGGPYPQMPFPPPMPGMRGPGPMGPMGGPPPPPLFMRRNGPGPGPMMGVPPPMHMMGPRMPPRGMPPVGPYGPMNMNGGRIMKPNPKLIKQVVKGKSSIKTLKNLINQYPIEKPWVTDEIRSEHDKKVDIENRLKGHKDDELFAQYKGQRDKFVSLYEAAREGYLKQEAASVKAKDAKSDKDKNAISSQSAAPKAGSAKDATIPNP; encoded by the exons ATGGTGTCCAAGAACCAATTCTATCAGAACTGGACCatgcagtcgcagcagcaccCGCACCAAATGCAGCAACAGtttcagcaacagcagcaaccaaaTCTGCAGCACCGCAACAACCagagcaacaataataatggGAACAACAATAATCCCCGCGCAGCTGCGGCTCCGTACAGGAAACCCTTTCGTTCGGGCAAAAATAACTCCGGACCAGgaggaaatgggaatggaaatgggaacggTAACAGGGTCAACGGTAATAATCAGATGATGTTCTCCTCCAGCCAAATGCCGAGCGATCCCCTGTACATTGACTTCAGCAGCCCGCCACCAGGATTCAAACACAATCAGGTAGGCAGTCCCAAGAAGAAGTCTATGAAGGGCatcaaacagcagcagcatcccaGTCTGaaccagcaacagcatccCAGTCcgaaccagcagcagcatcccagtccgaaccagcagcagcataccAGTCCGaaccagcaacagcatccCAGTCcgaaccagcagcagcatgccAATCCGAACCAGCATCCCAGTCCCAACCAACAGCAGGGCAAGATgaacaaccaaaacaacaatcaTATGAACCAGTCGCAGCAGCCCTTTAACAACCAGATGAACGGGAGCGATTGGCAGCGCCATTCGGGCAACAATTCCAACCAGATACGCGGTGGCTTTAATGGATTCCAACGCGGGCCGCCTCCGAACCGTCCTCCACGCCTCATGATGGGCCCGCCAATGGGTCCGATGGGCCCCGGACCACGGGGACCCGGACCGATGGGCCCTGGAGGACCATACCCGCAAATGCCTTTCCCGCCACCGATGCCTGGTATGCGCGGTCCCGGACCCATGGGCCCCATGGGTggaccaccaccgccaccacttTTTATGCGTCGCAACGGACCCGGTCCAGGTCCTATGATGGGTGTTCCGCCGCCCATGCACATGATGGGTCCACGGATGCCGCCACGGGGAATGCCACCGGTCGGACCTTATGGACCAATGAACATGAATGGCGGCCGGATAATGAAGCCCAATCCCAAGCTAATCAAGCAGGTGGTGAAAGGCAAGAGCAGCATAAAGACACTGAAGAACCTGATCAATCAGTATCCCATCGAAAAGCCCTGGGTCACGGACGAGATACGCAGCGAGCACGACAAGAAGGTGGATATCGAGAACAGATTGAAGGGTCACAAAGACGACGAGCTCTTCGCCCAGTACAAGGGCCAGCGGGACAAGTTCGTTAGTCTCTACGAAGCGGCGCGGGAAGGTTATCTCAAGCAGGAGGCAGCCAGTGTCAAGGCCAAG GATGCCAAGTCAGACAAAGACAAAAACGCAATTTCAAGTCAGAGCGCAGCCCCTAAGGCCGGAAGCGCTAAAGATGCAACAATTCCAAATCCCTAG
- the LOC27208281 gene encoding odorant receptor 2a — MAKQEDSKLDTHSAVYYHWRVWELTGLMRPPGVSSLRYVVYSITVNLVVTVLFPLSLLARLLFTTNMAGLCENLTITITDIVANLKFANVYMVRKQLHEIRSLLRLMDARARLVGDPGEISALRKEVNIAQGNFRTFASIFVFGTILSCVRVVVRPDRELLYPAWFGVDWMHSTRNYVLINIYQLFGLIVQAIQNCASDSYPPAFLCLLTGHMRALELRVRRIGCRTEKSYKGQSYEAWREEVYQELIECIRDLARVHRLREIIQRVLSVACMAQFVCSAAVQCTVAMHFLYMADDHDHTAMIISIVFFSAVTLEVFVICYFGDRMRTQSEALCDAFYDCNWVEQLPKFKRELLFTLARTQRPSLIYAGNYIALSLETFEQVMRFTYSVFTLLLRAK; from the exons ATGGCGAAGCAAGAGGATTCCAAACTGGACACACACAGTGCTGTGTACTATCACTGGCGCGTTTGGGAGCTGACTGGCCTGATGCGTCCTCCGGGCGTTTCTAGCCTGCGTTACGTGGTGTACTCCATAACGGTCAACTTGGTGGTCACCGTGCTGTTTCCATTGAGCTTGCTGGCCAGGCTGCTGTTCACCACCAACATGGCCGGATTGTGCGAGAACCTGACCATTACTATCACCGATATTGTGGCCAATTTGAAGTTTGCGAATGTGTACATGGTGAGGAAGCAGCTCCATGAGATTCGCTCGCTCCTAAGGCTCATGGACGCAAGAGCCCGGCTGGTGGGAGATCCCGGGGAGATTTCTGCCTTGCGGAAGGAAGTAAATATCGCACAGGGCAATTTCCGCACCTTTGCCAGTATTTTCGTATTTGGCACTATTCTGAGTTGCGTCCGCGTGGTCGTTCGCCCGGATCGAGAGCTCCTGTATCCGGCCTGGTTCGGCGTTGACTGGATGCACTCTACCAGAAACTATGTGCTCATCAATATCTACCAGCTCTTCGGCTTGATAGTGCAGGCTATACAGAACTGCGCTAGTGACTCCTATCCGCCTGCGTTTCTCTGCCTGCTCACAGGTCATATGCGTGCTTTGGAGCTGAGGGTGCGCCGGATCGGATGCAGGACAGAAAAGTCCTATAAAGGACAGTCATATGAAGCCTGGCGGGAGGAGGTGTACCAGGAACTCATCGAGTGCATCCGCGATCTGGCGCGGGTCCATCGACTGAGGGAGATCATTCAACGCGTCCTTTCTGTGGCCTGCATGGCCCAGTTCGTCTGCTCCGCTGCCGTCCAGTGCACCGTCGCCATGCACTTCCTGTACATGGCGGATGACCACGACCACACCGCCATGATCATCTCAATTGTATTTTTCTCGGCCGTCACCTTGGAGGTGTTTGTAATCTGCTATTTTGGGGACAGGATGCGGACACAGAGCGAGGCGCTGTGCGATGCCTTCTACGACTGCAACTGGGTGGAACAGCTGCCCAAGTTCAAGCGCGAACTGCTCTTCACCCTGGCCAGGACGCAGCGGCCTTCTCTCATCTACGCAGGCAACTACATCGCACTCTCGCTGGAGACCTTCGAGCAG GTCATGAGGTTCACCTACTCCGTTTTCACACTCTTGCTGAGGGCCAAGTAA
- the LOC6739948 gene encoding protein crooked neck, producing MERPQKMPKVAKVKNKAPAEVQITAEQLLREAKERDLEILPPPPKQKISDPAELADYQQRKRKTFEDNLRKNRMVVSHWIKYAQWEEQQQEIQRARSIWERALDNEHRNVTLWLKYAEMEMKNKQVNHARNLWDRAVTIMPRVNQFWYKYTYMEEMLENVAGARQVFERWMEWQPEEQAWQTYVNFELRYKEIDRAREIYERFVYVHPDVKNWIKFARFEESHGFIHGSRRVFERAVEFFGDDYIEERLFIAFAHFEEGQKEHDRARIIYKYALDHLPKDRTQELFKAYTKHEKKYGDRAGIEDVIVSKRKYQYEQEVAANPTNYDAWFDYLRLIEAEGDRDQIRETYERAISNVPPANEKNFWRRYIYLWINYALYEELEAEDAERTRQIYKTCLELIPHKQFTFSKLWLLYAQFEIRCKELQRARKALGLAIGMCPRDKLFRGYIDLEIQLREFERCRMLYEKFLEFGPENCVTWMKFAELENLLGDTDRARAIFELAVQQPRLDMPELLWKAYIDFEVALGETELARQLYERLLERTQHVKVWMSFAKFEMGLSHGDSGQDAELNVRLARRIYERANEMLRQLGDKESRVLLLEAWRDFERDASDSQEMQKVMDKMPRRIKKRQKIVSDNGVEEGWEEVFDYIFPEDELARPNLKLLAAAKMWKTQKDNTVDDPPAPAIASEPEPAVDAAPAETTDSGD from the exons ATGGAACGGCCACAGAAGATGCCCAAGGTGGCCAAG GTCAAAAACAAAGCGCCGGCGGAGGTGCAAATTACGGCGGAGCAGTTGCTCCGTGAGGCCAAAGAGCGAGATCTGGAGAttctgccgccgccgccaaagCAGAAGATCTCCGATCCCGCCGAGTTGGCGGACTATCAGCAGCGGAAGCGAAAGACCTTCGAGGACAATCTCCGCAAGAACCGCATGGTGGTCAGCCATTGGATCAAATACGCTCAgtgggaggagcagcagcaggagatcCAGCGAGCGCGCTCTATCTGGGAGCGGGCGTTGGACAATGAGCACCGGAACGTGACCCTCTGGCTGAAATACGCCGAGATGGAGATGAAGAACAAGCAGGTGAATCATGCTCGCAATCTGTGGGATCGGGCAGTGACCATCATGCCGCGAGTCAACCAGTTCTGGTACAAGTACACCTACATGGAGGAGATGCTGGAGAATGTGGCAGGGGCGCGTCAGGTTTTCGAGCGCTGGATGGAGTGGCAACCGGAGGAGCAGGCATGGCAGACCTACGTCAACTTCGAGCTGCGCTACAAGGAGATCGACAGGGCACGGGAGATCTACGAGCGATTTGTCTATGTCCACCCGGACGTGAAGAACTGGATAAAGTTCGCCCGCTTCGAGGAGTCTCATGGGTTTATCCACGGCTCTCGGCGGGTATTTGAGCGCGCTGTGGAGTTTTTTGGTGACGACTACATCGAGGAGCGCCTGTTCATCGCCTTTGCACATTTTGAGGAGGGTCAAAAGGAGCACGACAGGGCGCGCATCATCTACAAGTACGCTTTAGATCACCTACCTAAAGATCGCACACAGGAGCTGTTCAAGGCCTATACGAAACACGAGAAAAAGTACGGCGACAGAGCGGGTATTGAGGATGTAATTGTTTCCAAGCGCAAGTACCAGTACGAGCAGGAAGTGGCCGCCAATCCCACCAACTACGATGCCTGGTTCGACTATTTGCGCTTGATTGAGGCGGAGGGCGACCGGGATCAGATCCGTGAGACGTACGAGCGGGCCATTTCCAACGTGCCGCCTGCCAATGAAAAGAACTTCTGGCGACGCTACATTTACCTTTGGATCAATTATGCTTTGTACGAGGAGCTTGAAGCGGAGGACGCGGAACGCACGCGGCAGATCTACAAGACCTGTCTGGAGCTGATACCTCACAAGCAGTTCACCTTCAGCAAGCTCTGGCTGCTGTACGCCCAATTCGAGATCCGCTGCAAGGAGCTGCAGCGAGCACGCAAAGCTCTAGGCTTGGCCATCGGCATGTGTCCCAGAGATAAGCTCTTCAGGGGCTACATAGATCTGGAGATTCAGTTGCGTGAGTTCGAGCGCTGCCGCATGCTGTACGAGAAGTTCCTGGAGTTTGGACCGGAGAATTGTGTCACTTGGATGAAGTTTGCCGAGCTGGAGAATCTGTTGGGCGACACGGACCGGGCGAGAGCCATTTTCGAGCTAGCGGTGCAGCAGCCGCGCCTGGACATGCCAGAGCTGCTGTGGAAGGCGTACATCGATTTCGAGGTAGCCCTGGGCGAAACGGAACTAGCCAGACAGCTGTACGAGCGACTCCTCGAGCGCACGCAGCATGTGAAGGTGTGGATGTCGTTTGCCAAGTTCGAGATGGGCCTCAGCCACGGCGACAGCGGGCAAGATGCGGAGCTGAACGTGCGGCTGGCGAGGAGAATCTACGAGCGAGCCAACGAGATGTTGCGTCAGCTGGGAGACAAGGAGTCGCGTGTTCTGCTGCTAGAGGCATGGCGCGACTTTGAACGCGACGCCTCCGATTCGCAAGAGATGCAAAAGGTAATGGACAAGATGCCGCGGCGCATCAAGAAGCGGCAGAAGATCGTCTCGGACAATGGCGTCGAGGAGGGTTGGGAGGAGGTATTCGACTACATCTTTCCCGAGGACGAATTGGCTCGACCCAATCTCAAGCTGCTGGCTGCCGCTAAGATGTGGAAGACGCAAAAGGACAACACGGTGGACGACCCGCCCGCTCCAGCTATTGCATCTGAACCAGAACCTGCAGTTGATGCTGCTCCAGCGGAGACGACGGATAGCGGCGACTGA
- the LOC27207862 gene encoding alpha-tocopherol transfer protein-like isoform X2, protein MFGDVEETRKLIEVNYALRNRHPHLFIKRDPLDADSKRTFDYADILPLPGLTPDKCKVSLYCFRDFEASKMHHTEDTRAFFMVSDCRFVTPDDLANPDVLSEGEVQIFDMKGTTMRHISRLTISTLRAYIKFLQLAFPVRLRAIHMINCPTYLDRIVSVVKPFISDEVFKLIRFHTQSINTLYEFVPREMLPEEYGGGAGSLEALRTHTQKALVEHRDYLMDPDHWVVVKPEKRNESSWRFFK, encoded by the exons ATGTTTGGGGACGTGGAGGAGACTCGGAAACTCATCGAGGTGAACTACGCCCTGCGCAACCGGCATCCTCACCTGTTTATCAAGAGGGATCCTCTAGACGCGGACAGCAAGCGCACCTTTGACTACGC GGACATTCTACCGCTGCCTGGCCTAACTCCGGACAAATGCAAGGTGTCGCTGTACTGCTTTCGGGACTTCGAGGCCTCCAAG ATGCACCACACGGAGGACACGCGCGCCTTCTTCATGGTCAGCGACTGCCGGTTCGTGACGCCGGACGATCTCGCCAACCCGGATGTTCTGTCCGAAGGAGAGGTGCAGATCTTTGACATGAAGGGCACCACTATGCGACACATTTCGCGGCTGACGATCAGCACGCTGCGCGCCTACATCAAGTTCCTCCAGCTGGCATTTCCGGTGCGCTTGCGCGCCATCCACATGATTAACTGTCCCACTTACCTGGATAGGATCGTCAGCGTGGTGAAGCCGTTCATCAGCGACGAGGTCTTCAAGCTG ATCCGCTTCCACACGCAGAGCATAAATACGCTGTACGAGTTCGTGCCGCGGGAGATGCTGCCGGAGGAGTACGGCGGAGGAGCCGGGTCCTTGGAAGCACTGCGGACCCATACCCAAAAGGCCTTGGTTGAGCATCG CGACTATCTGATGGACCCCGATCACTGGGTGGTGGTGAAGCCGGAGAAGCGGAACGAGAGTTCGTGGagatttttcaaataa
- the LOC27207862 gene encoding alpha-tocopherol transfer protein-like isoform X1: MSRIGVRETGASGTSEQLQREPEQAVRRQERDLKELLEWFRQNDKLPKEIDPLLLRRFYQCMFGDVEETRKLIEVNYALRNRHPHLFIKRDPLDADSKRTFDYADILPLPGLTPDKCKVSLYCFRDFEASKMHHTEDTRAFFMVSDCRFVTPDDLANPDVLSEGEVQIFDMKGTTMRHISRLTISTLRAYIKFLQLAFPVRLRAIHMINCPTYLDRIVSVVKPFISDEVFKLIRFHTQSINTLYEFVPREMLPEEYGGGAGSLEALRTHTQKALVEHRDYLMDPDHWVVVKPEKRNESSWRFFK; this comes from the exons ATGAGCCGCATAGGTGTGAGAGAGACGGGGGCGAGCGGTACGTccgagcagctgcagcgggaACCGGAACAGGCGGTGCGGAGGCAGGAACGGGATCTCAAGGAGCTCCTCGAGTGGTTCCGGCAAAATGACAAGCTGCCCAAGGAGATTG ATCCGCTGCTGCTCCGACGCTTCTACCAGTGCATGTTTGGGGACGTGGAGGAGACTCGGAAACTCATCGAGGTGAACTACGCCCTGCGCAACCGGCATCCTCACCTGTTTATCAAGAGGGATCCTCTAGACGCGGACAGCAAGCGCACCTTTGACTACGC GGACATTCTACCGCTGCCTGGCCTAACTCCGGACAAATGCAAGGTGTCGCTGTACTGCTTTCGGGACTTCGAGGCCTCCAAG ATGCACCACACGGAGGACACGCGCGCCTTCTTCATGGTCAGCGACTGCCGGTTCGTGACGCCGGACGATCTCGCCAACCCGGATGTTCTGTCCGAAGGAGAGGTGCAGATCTTTGACATGAAGGGCACCACTATGCGACACATTTCGCGGCTGACGATCAGCACGCTGCGCGCCTACATCAAGTTCCTCCAGCTGGCATTTCCGGTGCGCTTGCGCGCCATCCACATGATTAACTGTCCCACTTACCTGGATAGGATCGTCAGCGTGGTGAAGCCGTTCATCAGCGACGAGGTCTTCAAGCTG ATCCGCTTCCACACGCAGAGCATAAATACGCTGTACGAGTTCGTGCCGCGGGAGATGCTGCCGGAGGAGTACGGCGGAGGAGCCGGGTCCTTGGAAGCACTGCGGACCCATACCCAAAAGGCCTTGGTTGAGCATCG CGACTATCTGATGGACCCCGATCACTGGGTGGTGGTGAAGCCGGAGAAGCGGAACGAGAGTTCGTGGagatttttcaaataa
- the LOC6724941 gene encoding alpha-tocopherol transfer protein-like — translation MDKDTGDKETATETSASAAAGWSDKLTDLVAWFEANPNLPEKIEPIVMLRFLKCTAFDVERTKALVELNYSMRNKSPHLFIDRNMEDEMTAKGLRVSDLLVLPGVTPQGNKLIFFRMADLDPSTRNSVEETKIFVMMSDARFTKPDVEKETGSGADYVLDEADIAEGDVQIVDIGGYTLRHLAYVSIFVLRVYMKFLQEAYPSRLQAMHVINCPTYLDKLISMMSPFLREEVRNMIRYHTEGLDSLYKEVPRDMLPDEYGGKAGTVAELKARGIQSIRDNAAYLSDERYWKVAAQSKSRWSWF, via the exons ATGGATAAAGATACAGGGGATAAGGAGACCGCCACCGAGACCAGCGCCTCGGCAGCGGCTGGATGGAGCGACAAGCTGACGGATCTGGTCGCCTGGTTCGAGGCCAATCCCAATCTGCCCGAGAAGATCG AACCCATAGTTATGCTACGATTCCTCAAGTGCACGGCTTTTGATGTGGAACGCACCAAGGCCCTGGTGGAGCTAAATTATAGTATGCGCAATAAGAGCCCACATCTGTTCATAGATCGCAACATGGAGGACGAGATGACCGCCAAGGGCCTGAGGGTTTC GGACCTTCTGGTATTACCCGGAGTCACTCCCCAGGGAAATAAGCTCATCTTTTTCCGCATGGCCGACCTGGATCCAAGTACG CGGAATTCTGTCGAGGAGACAAAAATCTTCGTCATGATGAGTGATGCGCGATTCACGAAGCCGGATGTGGAGAAAGAAACAGGAAGCGGAGCAGATTACGTACTAGACGAAGCGGACATCGCCGAGGGCGATGTTCAGATTGTGGACATTGGGGGCTACACCCTGCGCCACCTGGCCTACGTGTCCATATTCGTATTGCGTGTTTACATGAAGTTTCTGCAGGAAGCCTATCCCTCGCGACTCCAGGCCATGCACGTCATTAACTGCCCCACTTACCTGGACAAGCTCATCTCCATGATGTCGCCCTTTCTAAGGGAGGAAGTCCGCAACATG ATCCGGTACCACACAGAGGGTCTGGATAGCCTCTACAAGGAAGTGCCCAGGGACATGTTGCCGGACGAGTACGGCGGCAAGGCGGGAACTGTAGCGGAACTCAAGGCGAGAGGCATCCAGTCCATCAGGGACAACGC GGCTTACCTCAGCGACGAGCGGTACTGGAAGGTGGCCGCTCAGAGCAAGAGTCGGTGGTCCTGGTTCTGA